One genomic region from Prevotella sp. Rep29 encodes:
- a CDS encoding phosphoribosylaminoimidazolecarboxamide formyltransferase produces the protein MKELALKYGCNPNQKPSRIFMEQGELPVEVLSGAPGYINFLDALNAWQLVRELKQATGLPAAASFKHVSPAGAAVGLPLSTTLRKIYFVDDLPVELSPIASAYARARGADRMSSYGDFVALSDECDEATALLLKREVSDGVIAPGFTPEALAILQAKRNGKYNVIKIDATYKPAPTECKQVFGITFEQGRNEIDLTSPVLFENIPTKNKEFTPEARRDLLIALITLKYTQSNSVCYAKDGQAIGIGAGQQSRIHCTRLAGQKADIWWLRQHPKVMSLPFVEGIRRADRDNTIDLYIGDEAEDVLRDGSWQQFFTRQPEPLTMDEKREWIAQNTQVSLASDAFFPFGDNIERAHKSGVQYIAQAGGSVRDDHVIMTCDKYGIAMAFTGVRLFHH, from the coding sequence ATGAAAGAACTTGCGTTAAAGTACGGATGTAATCCAAATCAGAAACCTTCGCGAATATTCATGGAGCAGGGAGAGCTGCCTGTCGAAGTGCTCTCGGGTGCTCCGGGTTATATCAATTTTCTCGATGCCCTGAATGCCTGGCAGTTGGTGCGAGAGTTGAAGCAAGCCACGGGTTTGCCTGCGGCAGCATCGTTCAAGCATGTGTCGCCGGCGGGAGCAGCAGTCGGTTTGCCTCTGAGTACGACGTTGCGGAAGATCTATTTTGTGGACGACCTGCCAGTGGAACTCTCGCCGATAGCATCGGCTTATGCGCGTGCCCGTGGTGCCGATCGCATGAGTAGCTATGGCGACTTTGTGGCGTTGTCAGACGAGTGTGATGAGGCGACGGCGTTGCTGTTGAAGCGAGAGGTGTCGGACGGCGTGATTGCTCCGGGCTTTACTCCCGAGGCTCTTGCCATTCTTCAGGCAAAGCGCAACGGGAAATATAATGTGATTAAAATCGATGCGACGTATAAGCCCGCTCCGACGGAGTGCAAACAAGTGTTTGGCATCACTTTCGAACAGGGTCGTAACGAGATAGACCTGACTTCGCCAGTCTTGTTTGAGAATATTCCTACCAAGAATAAGGAGTTTACTCCTGAAGCCCGTCGCGACTTGCTCATCGCACTGATAACGCTGAAATATACGCAGAGTAATTCCGTGTGCTACGCAAAAGATGGTCAGGCCATCGGCATCGGTGCCGGACAACAGAGTCGCATCCATTGCACGCGCCTTGCCGGACAGAAGGCAGACATCTGGTGGCTGCGGCAGCATCCGAAGGTGATGTCACTTCCTTTCGTTGAGGGCATTCGTCGTGCAGACCGCGACAATACGATAGATTTGTATATCGGCGATGAGGCAGAAGACGTGTTGCGCGATGGTTCATGGCAGCAGTTCTTCACCCGTCAGCCCGAACCTCTGACGATGGATGAGAAGCGTGAGTGGATAGCACAAAACACGCAGGTGAGTTTAGCCAGCGATGCCTTCTTTCCGTTCGGCGACAATATTGAGCGGGCTCATAAGAGTGGTGTTCAGTATATTGCACAGGCAGGAGGCTCGGTTCGTGACGACCATGTAATCATGACGTGTGACAAGTATGGCATTGCGATGGCATTTACAGGTGTGAGACTGTTTCATCATTGA
- the pgeF gene encoding peptidoglycan editing factor PgeF: MRPQLNHYHLVPHIIAFSTTRHGGTSTGNYAEFNINRYCGDDERAIEDNRLLLCKELGIAPTHLVYPHQVHQTTIRQITPEFLSLRDDAKEAFIDGVDALMTDVSGICIGVSTADCIPVIIYDPERHAVAVVHAGWRGTVAAIVQKTVETMCRAYSCAPKELRAVIGPGISKKHFEVGDEVYEDFLQAGFDMDALAERYPARANSDTTATHTYKWHIDLPLCNQMQLLRMGVPDKNIYMSRICTYEQADDYFSARRLGINSGRIFTGAMMKED, from the coding sequence ATGCGCCCACAACTGAATCATTATCACCTGGTCCCACACATCATTGCATTCAGCACCACCCGACACGGAGGCACGAGCACTGGAAATTATGCTGAATTCAACATCAACAGGTATTGTGGTGATGATGAAAGGGCTATCGAAGACAATCGCCTGTTGCTCTGTAAAGAACTGGGCATCGCGCCTACACACTTGGTCTATCCACACCAAGTTCATCAGACAACCATCCGACAAATCACACCTGAATTCCTGTCGCTCCGCGATGATGCGAAAGAAGCATTCATCGATGGGGTTGATGCGCTGATGACCGACGTCAGCGGCATCTGCATCGGCGTGTCCACTGCCGACTGCATCCCGGTCATCATCTATGACCCGGAACGGCATGCCGTTGCCGTTGTCCATGCAGGATGGCGCGGGACAGTGGCTGCCATCGTGCAAAAAACGGTGGAGACGATGTGCCGGGCGTACAGCTGCGCTCCCAAAGAGCTCCGTGCTGTCATCGGCCCGGGCATTTCAAAAAAACATTTTGAGGTCGGAGATGAGGTCTATGAGGATTTTCTGCAAGCCGGCTTCGACATGGATGCATTGGCTGAAAGATATCCTGCCCGGGCAAATTCTGACACGACAGCCACGCACACCTATAAATGGCACATTGACCTGCCGCTATGTAACCAGATGCAACTGCTGAGAATGGGAGTTCCTGACAAGAACATCTACATGTCACGAATCTGTACGTACGAACAGGCTGACGACTACTTTTCCGCACGTAGGCTGGGTATCAACAGCGGGCGTATATTCACTGGTGCCATGATGAAAGAAGACTGA